The genomic interval TTGtgttcaaactttttgtcatgGGATATGCAACAAAATTATTTGAGAGAAAGTTTGCAGAGCATATATaacatattaaaaagaaaatggagctgGGTGTAATGCTAGTTTGACATGTTGTcatttgcaaaacagccaatccaggagtcccatttattttcctttgcaCTGATTGGTTGAACCCTCAATTggagataaggaagactgtgGATGTTAGCTGCAGTTGTCCTAAGACGGTTTCTACTGTGtttattaatgcatattaaggtatatttggagtttgaactattaaaatagtaTGTTATAAGAGTTTTTATATTGAGTCTGAAGTATTTCTGGATTTAAGCAACTCCTAACCCCCGTATATACCAGGAGTACATTGTAATCTTATTTTCGTAGAAATGCGTCTATAAATCAGGACCTGGCAAGTTTGTCcagtcaagaaaaaaacaatcaaagtaaaacaaaatacgaTGACCtacatttttcatgttgttcATCTCTGTTTCGATCGTTTGTTGTGTATAATTAGAACAACTAGAACAGGAAATGGctcattcttttgtttttagtcaagCTTAATAAATGGGGACGCCAAGCCTgctgtttatgtttgtggtcTTATTTACTTTCCAATTAAACTAATAACAAAACAGTGGTTCACAccactttctttctcttccGCTGCTTTTTGCCATTATCTGCCATTATCTTTGTCATCTTCAACTAAATCATGATCTTTGTCTTAATCTAAATCATCTTGTCATCATTTAAATCTAAACCACCATGTTTCTCTTCATCTGAATTATCATCTTGGTCTTTCTTCATCTAAGTTATCATCTATGTCTTAGTCTTCATCTagataaaagtaatttttttcttcatctaaaTCTAAATCATCTTTGTCTTCATCTAAGTCATCCTTGTTGTCTTTTGACTTTACTTAAGTCTTAGTCTTCATCTAAGTCTTTGTTTTCATCTAAATCTTTTGTCTTTATCTTTGTCTAAATGGTGAACACCATATAAACACATACAGacatatatttatgaaaaatctaATTGATTTTcctgcatttctttctttcttcattcagttttatttattcttttcacaAACCTTTGCTTCTGTTTCGTCCCACTGCAGGAATGGAACGTGACCCGGCTGACGTTCGAATACGACCCGGAGCCCTACGGGAAGGAGAGGGACGGCGCCATCATCAAGATGGCCCAGGAGTTTGGAGTGGAGACGGTGGTCAGGAACTCGCACACCCTCTACAACCTGGACAGGTCTGTGATTCACAGTGAAATTCAGCCTCCACTAGCAAGGGGTATCATTTAAAGGAGGAATATAAgattaaaactataaaattattttatttcccatAGAATGAGCTTCTTGTGTCTTTAATAACTCTGAgttaaaactcaaaacaactTATATCCTAAAGTAATATATGGATAAAGAAATATTCTTGAGCACTTTTAGAACAACTGATGATGATATTCATGTCTTTTCATCACAGACCTGGGCACTTGCtaaaagaaaggagagaaaccGTAGAGTTTTTAATAATATAGGAACTTTAGTATATATTTAGAGGAGTCCAAGTGCTGTCAGACTTATTCTCAGGAATTACAATCTGAGATATTAATCTTGTATCGGTTCATCTCTATCTATAATGCCTGATGGtgtcatttataaaataaataaatttcagattatttaaagactggcgatcagccagaaaactgcaaccgGTGCGCATCTACAAATTGGAGAAGCTTTATGGTGGTAAAATCTGTAACTTCGGGTCTTCCTGGCTGCATCTGACATTCTTAATGAAGCACGGTAACTTTCTCTAATGTAATTTAACACTATATTTAGAATCAGAACTCCTTTTATTCTCATTGTTCACAAAAGAAAGCACATCGAAACTTAAAACAATAGCAGTTTTTAAAGTCAagtcaaataatttaataaaataaatatatatgaacaaatataaaaatatggtagaaacacagaaataactgggatgttaagaaaaattaaacttctagaaatttattttataaataaacaaattttggtCAAATTTTCTCTGAATCAGGACTTTAAAGCCTGATTGAGTTGCAGCTAAAGTGAATCTCCAGTGTGTCAGACTTGGTGGAGCCCCCAGTGGCTGGCTGCTGTCACTGCAGGTCACACACTGCACCCATGTGCGGGGATAAGTGGGTTTTAACGAGCGAGAGTGAAGAACTTTCTCCATGCCTCTCTGCGCTGCTGCATGACCAGTGCAGCGTTATGTAACCAGCGGATTACCGCCGGCCTGTGTGTTAGTGTACCAGCTGGGTGAAGCCGGGCTTTGTGCGTTCCGGCGTTGTGAAATTGCGCTCATTCAGAGCGGACCCAGCCAACGGGACGCTGTCCCTGCTGCAGATCCTGAGCAAGTTGTGTAAGAAGGAAACTTAAAAAAGTCCACAGGGCAGCTGATCTGTTTAAAACtgaggcagcagcagccagaCGACTGATGAAAACACAGATTGGTTCTGATTCATTCAGATGTTCTTCATTAAGCGCAGGGTGGAGCTGTTCTGAAACTGGACATAAAATGCTAAACAAAggcataaaacaaataataataaaggttatttgtataaaacaagccatttcaaagtgctttatgtcataaaacatacaaagtcACAGAACACGCAGTCATTAACtgaagcattacattttgtcaagtgccatcgttACACATCAAAATATTGATTGATGTTTTACTAATAATGTATCAAAGGCAACTAtaaacaggtggggttttatTCCAGATTTAAGGAACCTTATTTATAAATTCCTTATTTGATAAGTTTTGttctagattttaaaaataaagtctcaAACTTTGAAATGGTTTTATAGCACACTTCAGAAATGTAAAGCCAATTTTAGCATCATATAGCTCCATTATTGTGGAACACAGATAGTAAAACGCTATTATTTCGAACTCAAATTCCCTAAATGTCAGTAaaaatgctgcagaaaaaaatctagaacATGTAGTCTGAAAAGtagcttttttaaattctaccaataataaagtaataaattacttttcaataaatataatttccGTAGTTTTAATTGTTTACCATGGAAGATAACCgaaaataaatgcatggatTACATCAGTCTGTGCTTTAATGACTCTATATAATTCATGAGTTTTGGTTTCCAAGTTGAATTCCTGGAATAAACCGACTTTAAATGCAGCAGAGCTGTAATCCTCCTCTGCTGTTTTCATGCCTGCAGGATAATCGAgatgaacaacaacaacccGCCTCTGACCTTTAAGCGCTTTCAGACCATTGTGAGCCGACTGGAGTTGCCTAGGAGACCTCTGTCTTCCGTCAGCCAGCAACAGATGAACCAATGCCTCGGCAAAATCTCCGACAACCACGACCAGCTGTACAGTATACCTTCACTGGAGGAGCTAGGTAAGCATCTCCAGATCCACCCGCAGGCCGTTTTAATCcacattaaatcaaaacaaatatttgctgctctttattttatatatataaataaatatgcaacattttcttATTGTTACAAATGTTATGACGTAAAGGTAGCGATAAAAAGAAAGGGATCTAACTGTGAGCCCTGTGGAACGCCAAAGGAGAATTTAAGGCAGCAGTTTTGACAAGAAATCAATTATGAACCAATATAAATCTTAGAAACCATTAAATAAACGTGACTGTAGCTTTTCTTAGACCCTTAAAAAATCctgatttttaatgtaaacacaagaagcttttttaattcattattaaCACTTGGTGTGTGGATCTGAAAGCTGTAGAGTTTGGAAATAAATGGTTTGCTTACCAAAATGTTTGATATCTTGCtttctttaatcattttttcattcaaattctTGCTTCCCAGCTTCTAAAGAgctttgttttgcattattaCACTActactttaatttgatttgatttaaatgtgtGTGCAGGTTTCAGGACGGAGGGGTTACCTCCAGCTGTGTGGCGCGGAGGAGAGTCGGAGGCTTTGGACCGACTGAGCAGATATCTGGACAAAAACGTAAAACTGACACTAGAGCCGAGCGGCAGGACAAGAACACTTGTTTTGGTGGTTAAATCATGTGAAAAACTCAGATAATAATAACCTATCGAATCAGGATAAAGATCAACACACCTTAAAgcaatttttacaaaattgcgtaaaaataatttggaagACAAGAATTTTTCACCAATTAGCTAATAACCTAATATattaattaagcaaaaaaatcagttttattattattattattatttgtttattttattttattgacggaacaaaatgtgtataaaaacattagagccaaaactgaaaaaatagtGTTGCACATAagccttatttatttatcttaaaaagCATCCAattttctaatcttttttttacttcattgttagaaaaaaaaaaatgttctcaggaataagaacaaaattttgaaaacttgCTGAAGTACAatctcatattttatttatttatttgccagTTTTGGCAGGATTAGTCCTCCATAAAAATCCCACATAATGAGCAGCATCAGTGTGAGATTATTTACTGAGACATTTCACTTTTATATTTCACTGTTATAAATTCTAACTTCAATAAGTTAATCTAATATTGAACATgcgtttttctgttttagtgaaaaacagaaactcctAAAGCTGAAGAACTTATAAATACTGTAGATTTATTAAGCTTTaattaataactttttaaaaagcagagttTTATTAAACTACTTTTAGCATCTCAGCATCTGATTGGAGTCACACCTGTTGCTCCCCTGACTGATTCACACCTGTGCGTCCGTCTCTTCAGGTGTGGGTGGCCAACACTCGGGTGAAGACTTGCTCTCTGTATGCCAGCCCCACAGGCCTCAGCCCCTACCTGCGCTTCGGCTGCCTGTCCTGCAGGATGCTATACTACAACCTCAGAGAGATCTACATGAAGGTACTGAGAGCGACTGGCTCCagtaaacacaaacagcttctGTCCAAAACAAAGCACAACTGTGAGAAACATCTGTTTAgtcctttttattgttttacaaacagCTGCCCTTTCTGGCAACAAggagaaacaaccaatcagagccagagaACAATCTCGATTGTACATGGGCATGATTGACGGCGCTAAAGCCCTTCtcctggatctgattggctgttttttctGTACCtaacactgggagaaggcagaggactTAGATTTTTATCTGACACATgatgacacttttaacaaaaatgtaagaaacatatttttataaaagttacaagctgcagtttgtaaagCAGAGATATTGTGGACAAACACAAATTATGCAGTTGTAGTTGTCCACCATTTGGGCATTTGTACGTTTTCTTCGTCTCTGGAAACCTTTACACTGGACTAAAGAGCCATGCTTtatagtaaaataaacattctgaataaaacatctgtggttgtttaatttgtgtttgttttgacgttagtcttaaattttattagATGTGTCATAAAAAGTTTCTTAAAGTCTTCAGCCTAACTTGCCCTAAGCAGTAAGAATTCTGTACAAGGTGGTTTGGACATGAAGGTGGTTGAATATTCTCGTTTTGATCCAGAACCAAACTTAAATCTTTGTCTCTCTgggtttttctcttcttctcctcctcctcagctctGTAAGCGGAGCAGTCCTCCTCTGTCCCTCTACGGCCAGCTCCTATGGAGGGAGTTCTTCTACACCGCCGCCACCAACAACCCAAACTTTGACCGCATGGAGGGAAACCCCATCTGCGTGCAGGTGAGCGTAAGACGGGTTTGTACAGGTGTTTGAAagccttgaaaatgcttgaattttcaatttggtgttttcaaggtttggaaagtgcttgatttatCTATCAAGTCCTTGAAAGTACTTGATGTTCAAAATGAAGAGTTTTGACTAAAAGCATAAATTTTGAAAACGTTacttacagttgaaaccagatcatttttattaaagactcttttttttctcactgtttgaagttaaatcagactaaacttctcATGTCTCAGGTTAGTTggaatcaaaattatttctatttgctaattGCCAGAAAATTTGGTGAGAACATTTCTTTGAGAATTTCTTTGGGCAACGTTTTATGCATATTGTGTTTTAAGAATTTCATTTGGGCATAAAATGAAATTTGTATTGTATTGTTTCAATTTGATGAATATTTCTTATTATTAATGACTTAATGATctgtgtaattaaaataaaggttGGCTTATATCTTAtacatgttttttatgtgtgttaatttagtattttgttCGCAGACCAGCCAGGTGTATGAGtcaaccatttaaaaaaatgtattttgttgtatttcagtTATCTTCTCCCTGCTGCAGAATGTAGAATATTATTGCAGAATAAAATATCCTAAAATAATGAAtagaaaatgtctcttttttttcagttcatttgtttgtattttcaaaatgtgatgctgaaagtttgaaaacttaccttgaaaatggTTGAAAAGTGTACGGACGGGCATTAATGTTTACTCTGTAGCTCCACAGCAGAGATTAATGCTTATTTACCTGTTTGTCAACAGATCCCATGGGACCAGAACCCAGAGGCACTGGCCAAGTGGGCCGAGGGACGGACTGGCTTCCCCTGGATCGACGCCATCATGACTCAGCTGAGGCAGGAGGGCTGGATCCACCACCGGGCGCGGCACGCCGTGGCCTGCTTCCTCACCAGAGGCGACCTGTGGATCAGCTGGGAGAGCGGGATGAAGGTCGGACTATTGTGCGATAACATGCGCCATTGCTATTCATTGAGTCAGGAATATCGGTGGTCAGGAAAATGACACAATTGTGCAAAATATTAGCAAAAGGCACACAATGTCAATATATTGACAAATTGATAACTAGGTCCAAGGGTATCACATTTCACATGTcagtgaaaagttttaattaaaaaaaatagaggaaaTGGGGAGTAGGCTAGtcatgctagcttgactttgacaaacttaacaTGTAGATTTGCTGCACAGTTTGGtcttttcccattgagttaacACTAAAATAAGGCAACAACACTCACTAACTCTGACAGATTAGGTGTTTacattagctaatcaaccaccacTGATCACTTAAAAATCAGAATAAGTGGTTTTGACTTGTTTGGCGGTGTTGCCCTTTGTGGCAGCGCCCTGCAGACCAGCCAGGTAGATTATAAGTTAaagaacttttaatttttaaaagttcagtAAACAACAGAAACTGGACCAATTGTCTTGTTTGTACATAGAGCATTACGATATTCATAACAGTCATGAAAtagtataaaatatttcaaaatgtataaGAGCCACTGGTTGTTCAATTTGAATAAACTATGTCTCCTAAAGCAGTTGTTATCTGTCCAACATAGAATTTATTTTAGTCCTTTCTTGCATCTTGACAGATTTGACAGAAACCAAattgtttatagatttatatctAGAGTGGGGCtgaacaatatggctgaaaaacgtataTCTGTATAAGCATTTCCTATCAGTCACTATTGATTATTATTGATtagctgtttgttttatatatctGGAaaactgccaaactggtggcgtgatctttcctgttttatccacagttttcactccacggtgtttatttacttttaagcaGTTACGAGGCATCATAgggaaaccttaaactgctgctgctgcaagttactcaacaggttgttgctaggtaaccaaagaatgggagagttgctaggtaaccaaagagcaaGTGAGTCAGTTGATTCCGCAAGCTTTGCTTAGCGAGAGGATGAGCTGCTAAAGCCATTTCtctgcctacatttcccagaatgccgtgCTGTTCTGGATTGGAgctcagtgaaattattgataatATCAGATGTATTACTTATTGATACTAATCATGTTAtcgaaatatatatatattattaatttattgtctaATCAAATcatatttgtgtagcacatttcagcaacaaggcatttcacatcataaaaacacaaaaatataaagtcatagaacacacagtcaacaattgaaacatttcatttagcTGTCATTACGCATGAGATTGTTCATTAATGTatcattgattatgtttcaaaagcaacaagCTCTAATCTAgggaagaaaaaatgtttccactttAAAACATCAGGAATTTTCCCGGCTTTAGTTTAAGTCGACTGATGgcgtgttgttgtttttcctgcaggtgtttgaggagctgctgctggacgcCGACTGGAGCGTGAACGGCGGCAGCTGGATGTGGCTGTCCTGCAGCGCCTTCTTCCAGCAGTTCTTTCACTGCTACTGTCCCGTGGGCTTCGGGAGGAGGACCGACCCATCAGGAGACTACATCAGGTCAGCTTAGCGCCCGCACACCCAACTGACTACAAGCTTAAACGCTTTTCTGGATGTCAAATCTGCTAATTCACCAGTAGGAGATACTACAACTGAGCAATGTGTATGGAACTAAATTGGGGCCATGCAtgtgtttcaaaatgttttattttttcagattcaaaaattttaatttacatattttttctcttttgaacaAACTTCATGGCCCCAACTTAACTCCATAGATatggcttaaaaacaaaatatcagatttaccaatttcttttcctctcacttttatataaaaaatatatagatgaCTTGTAAAAGTGCTTTTTATGTCATTGGTGGGACTTCAGGGCCAGTCTAGAAGAatctttgtt from Xiphophorus maculatus strain JP 163 A chromosome 2, X_maculatus-5.0-male, whole genome shotgun sequence carries:
- the LOC102234752 gene encoding cryptochrome-2-like; protein product: MVVNSVHWFRKGLRLHDNPALQEALSGADTVRCVYVLDPWFAGAANVGINRWRFLLESLEDLDNSLKKLNSRLFVVRGQPTEVFPRLFKEWNVTRLTFEYDPEPYGKERDGAIIKMAQEFGVETVVRNSHTLYNLDRIIEMNNNNPPLTFKRFQTIVSRLELPRRPLSSVSQQQMNQCLGKISDNHDQLYSIPSLEELGFRTEGLPPAVWRGGESEALDRLSRYLDKNVWVANTRVKTCSLYASPTGLSPYLRFGCLSCRMLYYNLREIYMKLCKRSSPPLSLYGQLLWREFFYTAATNNPNFDRMEGNPICVQIPWDQNPEALAKWAEGRTGFPWIDAIMTQLRQEGWIHHRARHAVACFLTRGDLWISWESGMKVFEELLLDADWSVNGGSWMWLSCSAFFQQFFHCYCPVGFGRRTDPSGDYIRRYIPILKDFPNRYIYEPWNAPESLQKAANCVVGVDYPKPMINHAEGSRLNIERMKQVYQQLSHYRGLSLLASVPTIQEEAEPPMTDESQTSSGPDSPPRVLADMEAAVCLMAPDSSTSAPDQDNVSLHRVFQDHCTSSGWPSSPASSPPQSPAPRSKPGSPSSPCPSPSASPSSLPPRRKGVAHKGRRSQRRRERPSCPMAKEEDEEERMQEEVDEERMEEETAAAAQQ